Proteins from a single region of Oncorhynchus keta strain PuntledgeMale-10-30-2019 chromosome 20, Oket_V2, whole genome shotgun sequence:
- the LOC118399268 gene encoding hepatic leukemia factor-like — protein sequence MSRPLTQLLPPDLPAGASPQFSTGNLAGSVPTGGHLNSMASLKTLLQLPIKADQRAKDCCAMKDKDKPRDSDTMGGGPGGRPSQSAFLGPHLWERTLPCSDGGLFQLQYMDLEEFLTENGMAMHSKGGNGSSASAQVPSQSSLQSAVPNQSSQCPPSSPPLCSSSSSSMSSSSSSSSLLGLDNGPPPPNGLPDMMGGPECLRGGQVMPPDLSPSSTTSSSCLPGPPGGSLVANGTADIMVNFDPDPADVALSSVPGQEAFDPRRHRFSDEELKPQPMIKKARKMLVPDEQKDDKYWSRRYKNNEAAKRSRDARRLKENQITVRAAFLERENAALRQEMADMHKELGRCRNILNKFESRHGDL from the exons ATGTCTAGGCCGCTCACGCAGCTCCTACCGCCTGACCTCCCGGCCGGAGCGAGCCCACAGTTCAGTACGGGTAACCTCGCGGGCAGTGTCCCGACCGGCGGACACTTGAACTCCATGGCCAGCCTCAAGACTCTCCTACAACTGCCCATCAAGGCTGACCAGCGAGCGAAAGACTGCTGTGCAATGAAAG ACAAAGACAAGCCCCGGGACTCGGACACCATGGGTGGGGGCCCAGGTGGTCGGCCTTCCCAGTCGGCTTTCCTGGGGCCCCATCTGTGGGAGCGCACGCTACCCTGCAGCGACGGGGGCCTCTTCCAGCTGCAGTACATGGACCTGGAAGAGTTCCTGACTGAGAACGGCATGGCCATGCACAGCAAAGGTGGCAATGGCTCCAGCGCCAGCGCCCAGGTGCCCTCTCAGAGCTCCCTGCAGTCGGCCGTGCCCAACCAGAGCTCCCAGTGCCCGCCGTCCTCCCCTCCGCTATGTTCTTCTTCATCATCCTCCAtgtcctcctcatcttcctcctcctcactgcTGGGCCTGGACAACGGGCCGCCACCACCAAACGGACTGCCAGACATGATGGGAGGGCCCGAGTGCCTACGTG GTGGCCAGGTCATGCCTCCAGACCTCTcgccctcctccaccacctcctcctcctgcctccccgGGCCACCAGGAGGCTCACTGGTCGCCAACGGCACCGCTGACATCATGGTGAACTTTGATCCGGACCCAGCGGACGTGGCGCTGTCCAGCGTGCCGGGCCAGGAGGCCTTCGACCCCCGGAGGCACCGCTTCTCGGACGAGGAGCTCAAGCCGCAGCCCATGATCAAGAAAGCCCGCAAGATGCTGGTCCCAGATGAGCAGAAG GACGACAAGTACTGGAGCCGGCGCTACAAGAACAACGAGGCGGCCAAGCGCTCACGTGACGCCCGGCGCCTCAAGGAGAACCAGATCACGGTGCGCGCCGCCTTCCTGGAGCGAGAGAACGCTGCTCTCAGACAGGAAATGGCCGACATGCACAAGGAGCTGGGCCGCTGCCGCAACATCCTCAACAAGTTCGAGAGCCGACACGGAGACTtgtga
- the LOC118399266 gene encoding uncharacterized protein LOC118399266 gives MFQFSKYPLDILDMLSGHQAHQFKGLGLERQLQHQQQVQLQHQQQLQQQHQQQGESSGALLSGLGLGSLQGSRSNAFADSSSIFAKMSAPPPPISHQSQSSSSHSSRKSSKMSSSGSSAAGYPQFLRPFHPAEAALAQEQLHSGMGRFDFGGSSSGGSGVIGGVVTSAPPPPPLHPGLSVPQASPGPSSSPSPSSSSSTSNNPGSAVSSLGQPLVGQSDPRSLHQQFSCMLAANQYFLSGVPTNSSLEQFLVQQGGHNHLGLGLGQGASDSNSALAPPPALHSSHSHSHSTPQPQQQQQPLAPHALSHPHSHTHPHHPLHPTPQPSSLGGFDFQGIPVLSSNQLASLMQQEASGMPLPLPLHLSLSKDEGKGDSGSGSGGSGGSRRKKAMAGYLPQRKADGTSHSSSSGSNCHSSSTEHSQNTIIQPGLVGGAITSLGNNHSSVLSSSTQSSATVSSSSSSAPSSSTASVLVANDSQLPKPANPMASMPCQPDPEAIYHCGECGKTFSHLTSLRRHLRSHGLTSEDAKPDTSSEDKTFCCTECGKGFKKRGHLLQHGVIHSGARPFACGVCQRSFNRRESLTRHEKIHDDKPFRCPACGRCFRESTSLLNHAASGTCGKPGRNSRPRPSGSGENQSSSSASSSKTEMVAGGSGTGDYQRDGASKYGTDYSRNRPSYQPSYSVDDYRRQQANQSCYSGESSHSSEMSSQTLRKAPLAPTLHPHPQSQQQQHHLHQQQPHLPLSSLLDDSEDEVTSSAMSAIAAAAAASCDISTGESRGEERRDIIGGLLGGLGFGNMGVSPGGPSSTSEIDKTYRAGSGSTMPLTHPSQQMMNAKPKKPRKPRQKREPGPDGIIVRQRRSRGEGERPYSCGVCGKGFRRRETLRRHDRVHTGEKPHRCDVCGKEFREYFHLTKHSTVHSGQKNYKCDLCGKEFAYAQSLVRHGKLHTKGQLDGTPGGKIAKGHGGVNNIDGNQANSQSYYPYPQDKSQGSSSSTQPSQKLYTCTTCWKSFRHQFHLTAHQQTVHGGGIRGEKNFCCEVCGKAFAYSNSLSRHRQSQHGLGRTGSANPPAGGTQHPSQAAEYIPLFESGHPSTYPSGSYMPNQSTQGQHRPFQFQSQEGWVGGKRKREKKRRVEYQSIMRGGQLVGVALNKATSRRLKLMKRKKGIMHEKLKQKKLLAQLLRMRGGYRVKQWCGGVVKVSGLSSMEVPIKRFPCQYCPSTTFASQAKLLIHRCVRHPSRNNGHRARLKCSVCGKRSRTLRKALIHRGRHLSQGRFSCPKCRSRFWNGSLLERHRVACRGQSLLGSGSWGLNVNLPPREVVEKTAEEVVQEGQPGRTTVVTEYSH, from the coding sequence ATGTTCCAGTTCAGTAAGTACCCCTTGGACATTCTAGATATGCTAAGTGGACACCAAGCCCACCAGTTTAAAGGCCTTGGATTGGAAAGACAGTTGCAGCACCAACAGCAAGTCCAACTTCAGCATCAGCAGCAGCTTCAGCAGCAGCACCAACAGCAGGGGGAGTCGTCAGGGGCTCTTCTCTCTGGGCTTGGTCTGGGGTCTCTTCAGGGGTCTAGAAGTAATGCTTTTGCTGATTCTTCATCGATATTTGCCAAAATGAGTGCCCCACCTCCACCAATATCACACCAGAGCCAGTCCTCATCCTCGCATAGTTCACGGAAATCCAGTAAGATGAGTAGTAGTGGGAGTTCAGCTGCAGGATACCCACAATTCTTACGTCCGTTTCACCCTGCAGAAGCAGCGCTAGCCCAAGAGCAGCTACACTCGGGAATGGGACGTTTTGACTttggtggtagtagcagtggaGGGTCTGGTGTTATTGGAGGAGTGGTTACATCGGCTCCCCCACCGCCACCTTTACACCCTGGCCTCTCTGTTCCCCAAGCCTCACCTGGACCATCCTCCTCGCCCTCCCCGTCATCTTCATCGTCCACCAGTAACAACCCTGGCAGTGCAGTGTCCTCCCTAGGGCAACCACTCGTTGGGCAGTCTGATCCACGTAGCTTACATCAGCAGTTCAGTTGCATGCTTGCCGCCAATCAGTACTTTCTTTCTGGGGTCCCGACTAACAGCAGTCTGGAGCAGTTTCTGGTTCAACAAGGGGGTCATAACCATCTTGGCCTGGGTTTGGGCCAAGGAGCTAGTGACTCAAACTCAGCCCTTGCCCCACCTCCAGCTCTTCACTCCTCTCACAGTCATAGTCACTCCACTCCCCAAcctcaacagcagcagcaaccaTTGGCACCCCATGCTTTGTCTCACCCTCACAGCCATACCCACCCACACCATCCTCTTCACCCAACACCTCAGCCGTCGTCTCTGGGTGGTTTTGATTTCCAAGGTATTCCAGTTCTCTCCTCCAATCAGCTGGCTTCGTTGATGCAACAAGAAGCTAGTGGTAtgcctctccctctaccactccattTATCACTTTCGAAAGATGAAGGGAAAGGAGACAGTGGATCTGGGTCTGGTGGAAGTGGTGGTAGCAGGAGAAAGAAGGCTATGGCTGGCTACCTTCCTCAGAGAAAAGCAGATGGCACTAGTCAcagcagtagcagtggtagtaacTGCCACAGCAGCTCCACTGAACACAGTCAAAATACAATCATTCAACCGGGCCTTGTAGGAGGAGCCATAACCAGCCTTGGTAATAACCATTCATCAGTCCTCTCTTCATCAACACAGTCTTCCGCAAcggtctcctcctcttcctcctcagccCCTTCCTCATCCACAGCCTCGGTGCTGGTAGCTAATGATTCACAGCTACCTAAACCTGCAAATCCCATGGCCTCCATGCCTTGTCAACCTGACCCTGAAGCCATCTACCACTGTGGTGAATGTGGAAAGACCTTCAGTCATCTTACAAGCCTTCGAAGACATCTCCGTAGTCATGGTTTGACTTCTGAAGATGCCAAGCCAGACACTTCAAGCGAAGACAAAACGTTCTGTTGCACCGAATGTGGAAAGGGATTCAAGAAAAGAGGGCACCTCCTCCAGCATGGTGTTATCCATTCAGGGGCTCGTCCATTTGCATGTGGTGTCTGTCAACGGTCTTTCAACCGCCGTGAGTCCCTCACTAGGCATGAGAAGATCCATGATGATAAGCCTTTCCGATGCCCTGCTTGTGGTCGCTGCTTCCGAGAGAGCACCTCTTTGCTAAATCATGCTGCGTCTGGCACCTGTGGAAAGCCTGGAAGGAATTCCCGGCCCAGACCAAGCGGTAGTGGTGAAAATCAAAGCTCATCAAGTGCAAGTAGCAGCAAAACTGAAATGGTGGCTGGAGGCAGTGGTACAGGTGATTACCAACGAGATGGAGCGAGCAAATATGGCACGGATTATTCAAGGAACCGGCCATCCTACCAACCATCCTACAGTGTGGATGACTACCGACGACAGCAGGCTAACCAATCTTGTTATTCTGGAGAGAGCTCCCATAGCAGTGAGATGTCAAGCCAGACACTTAGAAAAGCACCCTTGGCTCCTACCTTACACCCACACCCTCaaagtcaacaacaacaacaccatctcCATCAACAGCAGCCTCACCTTCCTCTTTCATCTCTATTGGATGACTCTGAGGATGAGGTCACTAGCAGTGCCATGTCTGCAATTGCAGCAGCTGCCGCTGCCTCCTGCGACATAAGTACTGGCGAGAGTCGAGGAGAGGAGCGAAGAGACATCATTGGAGGTTTGCTTGGAGGACTTGGCTTTGGGAATATGGGAGTCTCACCAGGTGGTCCATCATCTACATCTGAAATCGACAAGACCTACAGAGCAGGTAGTGGCTCTACCATGCCTTTAACCCATCCAAGCCAGCAGATGATGAATGCTAAACCGAAAAAGCCCCGCAAGCCTCGGCAGAAGAGAGAACCAGGACCTGATGGAATCATAGTTAGACAAAGAAGAAGTCGTGGAGAGGGAGAACGGCCATATTCATGTGGAGTATGTGGTAAAGGGTTCAGGAGACGTGAGACCCTACGTCGGCATGACCGTGTTCACACAGGTGAAAAGCCACACCGGTGTGATGTTTGTGGGAAAGAGTTCCGGGAGTACTTCCATCTGACTAAACATTCCACTGTGCATTCTGGGCAGAAGAACTACAAATGTGACCTATGTGGTAAAGAGTTTGCTTATGCTCAGAGCTTGGTGAGACATGGAAAATTACACACAAAAGGACAATTGGATGGTACACCAGGAGGGAAAATTGCTAAGGGCCATGGAGGGGTTAATAATATAGATGGAAATCAAGCAAACTCTCAATCTTATTATCCGTACCCTCAAGATAAGTCTCAGGGGTCCAGCTCGTCCACTCAGCCCTCTCAGAAGCTCTATACATGCACAACATGCTGGAAATCCTTCCGCCATCAGTTCCACCTGACAGCCCATCAACAAACTGTCCATGGTGGTGGAATAAGAGGTGAAAAGAATTTCTGCTGTGAGGTATGCGGGAAGGCTTTCGCCTATTCTAACAGCTTGTCCAGGCACAGGCAATCGCAGCATGGATTGGGCCGCACTGGTTCGGCAAACCCACCAGCTGGTGGAACCCAACATCCTTCCCAAGCAGCTGAGTACATCCCTCTTTTTGAATCAGGCCACCCCTCAACTTATCCGTCTGGCTCCTACATGCCAAACCAATCCACCCAAGGTCAACACCGCCCTTTTCAGTTCCAGTCCCAAGAAGGATGGGTTGGTggcaagagaaaaagagagaaaaaaaggaggGTTGAATATCAAAGTATAATGAGAGGGGGGCAACTAGTAGGGGTTGCCTTGAATAAGGCCACGAGCAGGAGACTCAAACTGATGAAGCGGAAAAAAGGAATAATGCATGAGAAGCTTAAGCAAAAGAAACTGCTCGCCCAGCTCCTGAGAATGAGAGGAGGGTATAGAGTTAAACAATGGTGCGGAGGTGTGGTTAAGGTCAGTGGGCTGTCATCTATGGAAGTCCCCATAAAACGTTTTCCATGCCAGTACTGCCCCAGCACCACATTCGCCAGTCAGGCCAAACTTTTGATCCATCGTTGTGTGAGGCACCCTTCAAGAAATAACGGCCACCGGGCCCGTCTGAAGTGCTCTGTCTGCGGAAAGCGTTCTCGGACGTTACGGAAAGCCCTCATTCATCGTGGACGTCACCTTTCCCAAGGGCGGTTCTCATGTCCCAAATGCCGCTCCCGCTTCTGGAATGGATCTCTCCTAGAGAGGCACAGGGTTGCTTGCCGGGGTCAATCTCTCTTAGGCAGTGGAAGCTGGGGCTTGAATGTGAACTTGCCCCCAAGAGAGGTTGTTGAGAAGACAGCGGAAGAAGTGGTTCAGGAGGGCCAGCCTGGGAGAACAACAGTGGTGACTGAATACAGCCACTAA